Proteins encoded together in one Carassius auratus strain Wakin unplaced genomic scaffold, ASM336829v1 scaf_tig00002576, whole genome shotgun sequence window:
- the LOC113069842 gene encoding torsin-1A-like isoform X1 — protein sequence MFPSASMFSILILLSFLAVSADADFFQFDSISNVSTYYFNYIYCNIWEGDCQPHQDDANQQGLCNMLLFSVPTGDIWPGFPQYYTGMLTAWYCSLGQCCDSGDCRITNNITGLERDLQMKLHGQHLAQSVVLKAIQGFIKNPESNKPLTLSFHGWSGTGKNFVARIVADNLYRDGIKSECVRLFIAPFHFAHERLVDVYKGQLREAIRDMVLRCPQTLFIFDEAEKLHPGLIDAIKPYMDHYDNVDGVSYRRAIFLFLSNIGGGAINEVALDFWHSGQNREDIGMEDLEHLLRAEAMEAEGGFAQSELMSGHLIDFFVPFLPLEYRHVKLCARDAYAARGLQPEEGTLDEVAKAMLYVPKEEKLFSAQGCKSIPQRINFFLP from the exons ATGTTTCCGTCGGCATCGATGTTTTCAATTCTAATCTTGCTCTCGTTCCTGGCTGTTTCGGCTGATGCGGATTTCTTTCAGTTCGACAGCATTTCAAATGTTTCTACCTATTATTTCAATTACATCTATTGCAATATTTGGGAAGGAGACTGTCAGCCACACCAGGATGATGCTAACCAACAAG GCTTATGTAACATGCTTCTCTTCTCAGTGCCTACTGGGGACATTTGGCCAGGGTTTCCCCAGTATTACACTGGCATGCTGACTGCTTGGTACTGCAGCCTGGGTCAGTGCTGTGATTCAGGAGACTGTAGGATTACAAATAATATCACAG GATTGGAAAGAGATCTACAGATGAAGCTCCATGGGCAGCACCTGGCCCAGTCTGTGGTTCTGAAAGCCATTCAAGGTTTCATCAAAAACCCTGAGTCCAACAAACCACTGACTCTGTCTTTTCATGGCTGGTCTGGAACAGGCAAGAACTTTGTGGCCCGGATAGTAGCGGACAACCTCTACAGGGATGGTATAAAGAGTGAATGTGTGCGTTTGTTCATTGCCCCTTTCCACTTCGCTCACGAAAGATTGGTGGATGTGTACAAG GGCCAGCTAAGAGAAGCCATTCGAGACATGGTTCTGAGATGCCCACAGACTCTCTTTATCTTTGATGAGGCAGAAAAGCTTCATCCCGGACTCATCGACGCCATAAAGCCCTATATGGACCACTATgataatgtggatggggtcagcTATAGGAGAGCCATATTTCTGTTCTTAAG CAATATCGGTGGGGGTGCCATCAATGAGGTGGCACTGGATTTCTGGCACTCGGGACAGAACAGGGAAGATATCGGCATGGAAGACTTAGAACATCTTCTGCGTGCTGAAGCCATGGAGGCAGAAG GAGGTTTCGCTCAGAGTGAGCTCATGTCAGGCCATCTGATTGACTTCTTTGTGCCATTCTTGCCGCTGGAGTACCGGCATGTGAAACTGTGTGCACGTGATGCATACGCAGCTCGTGGCCTTCAGCCGGAGGAGGGGACACTGGATGAGGTGGCTAAAGCCATGCTGTACGTTCCTAAAGAGGAGAAACTCTTCTCTGCACAGGGCTGCAAATCCATTCCTCAAAGGATCAATTTCTTCCTACCATAA
- the LOC113069844 gene encoding oxysterol-binding protein-related protein 9-like isoform X3: MSCSGKNREAETGFVPSVQDFDKKLAEADAYLQILIDQLKLFDEKIKDCKEDESRRKIENLKDTTCSMVESIKHCIVLLQIAKDQSNEQQHANGLISTINPVDGVFQPAPLNTSVVSAMPTQTTLPTDGAQVCKTEQRPSSLPVGPVVTVMGSLQTPTPNSTGSGPSAPSSSVTSPSHMTVPPHTVPDFSYSSSEDEFYDADEFYQSSTSPKHCIDPKRSAAVNSDDSTALKRPDTNESINSSMSNGTTDADQFDSHDEKDDDGEGESVEEHKSVIMHLLSQVRLGMDLTKVVLPTFILERRSLLEMYADFFAHPDLFVSIAEQQDPRDRMVQVVKWYLSAFHAGRKGSVAKKPYNPILGEVFFCHWDLPESEDPASSESVSDGPLPWCSKNSVSFVAEQVSHHPPISAFYAECFSKKIQFNAHIWTKSKFLGMSIGVHNIGQGCVSCLEYDEHYILTFPNGYGRSILTVPWVELGGECNISCSKSGYSANIVFHTKPFYGGKKHRITAEIFAPNDKKSFCSIEGEWNGVMYAKWATGENALFIDTKKTGIVKKKVRKLEDQLEYESRSLWKDVTTNLKLRDIDAATEAKHSLEEKQRAEARERKEQDMQWETRLFHEDGECWVYDKPLLKRIASQRH; this comes from the exons ATGTCCTGCAGTGGCAAGAACCGA GAGGCAGAGACAGGATTCGTTCCCAGCGTTCAAGACTTCGACAAGAAGCTAGCTGAAGCTGATGCGTATTTGCAGATTTTGATCGACCAGTTAAAA CTCTTCGATGAAAAGATTAAAGACTGCAAGGAAGATGAGTCGCGCAGA AAAATTGAGAACCTGAAGGACACAACTTGT agtatGGTAGAGTCCATCAAACACTGTATCGTACTTCTACAGATTGCCAAG GATCAAAGTAACGAACAGCAACACGCAAACGGACTGATA AGCACCATAAACCCAGTGGATGGGGTATTCCAGCCTGCCCCTCTCAACACATCTGTAGTTAGTGCCATGCCAACACAGACCACTCTACCCACAG ATGGAGCTCAGGTGTGTAAAACCGAACAGAGGCCTTCTTCATTACCCGTGGGCCCCGTTGTCACGGTGATGGGCAGCCTTCAGACCCCCACTCCCAACAGCACAG GGAGTGGTCCTTCAGCTCCCAGCAGCAGCGTGACTTCGCCCAGTCACATGACCGTACCACCCCACACTGTCCCTGACTTCTCCTATTCCAGCAGTGAAGATGAGTTCTACGACGCTGATGAGTTTTATCAGAGCAGCACCTCACCAAAACACTGCATAGA TCCGAAGAGATCCGCTGCTGTGAACAGTGACGATAGCACAGCCCTAAAACGGCCAGACACCAACGAATCAATCAACTCCTCCATGTCGAATGGCACCACTGATGCag ATCAGTTTGACAGTCACGATGAGAAAGATGATGATGGCGAGGGTGAATCTGTGGAAGAACACAAAAGTGTCATCATGCATCTGCTGTCTCAAGTGCGCCTGGGCATGGATCTCACCAAG gttGTCTTGCCGACATTTATCTTAGAGCGGAGGTCGTTGTTGGAAATGTATGCAGATTTCTTTGCACACCCGGATTTGTTCGTAAG TATTGCGGAGCAGCAGGATCCAAGGGACCGCATGGTGCAGGTGGTAAAGTGGTACCTCTCAGCCTTTCACGCTGGCCGGAAAGGATCTGTGGCCAAGAAGCCCTACAACCCCATTCTGGGTGAGGTGTTCTTCTGTCACTGGGACCTGCCTGAATCTGAGGATCCTGCTTCTTCT GAGTCTGTATCAGATGGGCCATTGCCGTGGTGTAGCAAAAACAGTGTGTCATTTGTGGCAGAGCAGGTTTCTCACCACCCTCCTA TATCTGCGTTTTACGCTGAGTGTTTCAGCAAAAAAATCCAGTTCAACGCCCACATCTGGACCAAATCGAAGTTCCTTGGAATGTCTATTGGTGTCCATAATATTGGTCAAG GTTGTGTGTCTTGTCTTGAATATGATGAGCACTATATTCTTACATTTCCTAATGGCTATGGGAG GTCAATCCTCACGGTTCCATGGGTTGAGCTGGGTGGAGAGTGCAATATTTCCTGTTCCAAATCTGGCTACAGTGCCAATATAGTTTTCCACACCAAACCGTTCTATGGAGGAAAGAAGCACCGGATAACTGCTGAGATATT TGCTCCCAATGATAAGAAGTCATTTTGCTCCATAGAGGGAGAGTGGAATGGTGTGATGTATGCGAAATGGGCTACGGGG GAAAATGCACTATTTATTGATACAAAGAAAACCGGCATTGTTAAGAAGAAGGTGCGGAAATTGGAGGACCAGTTGGAGTATGAATCCAGAAG TTTGTGGAAGGACGTGACTACGAACCTGAAACTGAGGGACATTGATGCTGCGACGGAAGCCAAACACAGTCTGGAGGAGAAACAGAGGGCGGAGGCCAGAGAAAGGAAGGAGCAGGACATGCAATGGGAGACGAGA CTGTTTCATGAGGATGGTGAATGCTGGGTCTACGACAAGCCTCTCCTGAAGCGAATAGCATCGCAACGACACTGA
- the LOC113069841 gene encoding calreticulin-like has translation MTALYLLIMAVSFALITAESIVYFREQFEDGDTWRSRWLESKHKSDYGKFVLSAGKFYGDAEKDKGLQTSQDAHFYALSSRFADFSNKDQPFVIQFTVKHEQSIDCGGGYIKLFPSDLKQEDMHGDSTYNIMFGPDICGPGTKKVHVIFNYKGKNHLINKDIRCKDDEYTHLYTLIVNPDNTYKVKIDNKKVESGSLEEDWDFLPPKKIKDPEAKKPEDWDEREKIEDPDDKKPEDWDKPENIPDPDAKKPDDWDDEMDGEWEPPMVTNPEYKGEWKPRQIDNPAYKGKWVHPEIDNPEYTADTEIYKYDSIGVIGLDLWQVKSGTIFDNFLITNDPKLAEEVGNETWGATKDAEKKMKESQEEEERTKREEEDKTRKEEAKDGREDEDKEEEEDEEEEDEEEEGEEDEEEETDSKLKDEL, from the exons ATGACAGCATTATATCTACTGATTATGGCCGTGTCCTTCGCTTTAATAACTGCAGAATCAATTGTTTATTTCCGAGAGCAATTTGAAGACGGCG ATACCTGGAGGAGCCGATGGTTGGAATCCAAGCATAAATCAGACTACGGCAAGTTTGTGCTTTCTGCAGGCAAATTTTATGGTGATGCCGAGAAAGATAAGG GTCTTCAGACCAGTCAGGATGCTCATTTCTACGCGCTGTCATCCCGCTTTGCTGATTTCAGCAACAAGGATCAGCCCTTCGTGATCCAGTTCACTGTAAAACATGAGCAGAGCATTGACTGTGGTGGAGGCTACATCAAACTTTTCCCATCAGACCTCAAACAGGAAGATATGCATGGAGACTCCACATATAATATCATGTTTG GTCCTGACATCTGTGGCCCTGGCACTAAGAAAGTACATGTAATCTTCAATTACAAAGGCAAAAATCATTTGATCAACAAAGACATTAGATGCAAG GATGATGAATACACCCACTTATACACGTTAATTGTCAATCCTGACAACACTTATAAAGTCAAGATTGATAATAAGAAGGTAGAGTCTGGATCTTTGGAAGAAGACTGGGACTTCCTGCCTCCCAAAAAGATCAAAGATCCCGAAGCGAAAAAGCCTGAGGACTGGGACGAGAGGGAGAAGATCGAAGACCCTGATGACAAGAAACCAGAG GACTGGGACAAACCCGAGAACATCCCTGATCCTGATGCCAAGAAGCCTGATGACTGGGACGATGAGATGGATGGGGAGTGGGAGCCGCCCATGGTCACCAATCCTGAATACAAG GGTGAGTGGAAACCCCGCCAGATTGACAATCCTGCTTACAAAGGGAAATGGGTGCACCCTGAGATTGATAACCCGGAGTACACCGCTGACACCGAAATCTATAAATACGATAGCATCGGAGTGATTGGACTGGACCTGTGGCAG GTGAAGTCTGGCACAATTTTTGACAACTTCCTCATTACCAACGACCCCAAACTGGCAGAAGAGGTTGGCAATGAAACTTGGGGTGCCACAAAG GATGCTGAGAAGAAGATGAAGGAAagtcaagaagaagaagaaagaacgAAGCGTGAGGAAGAGGATAAGACAAGAAAGGAGGAAGCAAAGGATGGAAGGGAAGATGAAGataaggaagaggaagaagatgaggaagaggaggatgaagaagaagaaggggaggaggatgaagaagaggagacAGACTCTAAACTCAAAGACGAGTTGTAG
- the LOC113069844 gene encoding oxysterol-binding protein-related protein 9-like isoform X4: protein MVESIKHCIVLLQIAKDQSNEQQHANGLISTINPVDGVFQPAPLNTSVVSAMPTQTTLPTDGAQVCKTEQRPSSLPVGPVVTVMGSLQTPTPNSTGSGPSAPSSSVTSPSHMTVPPHTVPDFSYSSSEDEFYDADEFYQSSTSPKHCIDPKRSAAVNSDDSTALKRPDTNESINSSMSNGTTDADQFDSHDEKDDDGEGESVEEHKSVIMHLLSQVRLGMDLTKVVLPTFILERRSLLEMYADFFAHPDLFVSIAEQQDPRDRMVQVVKWYLSAFHAGRKGSVAKKPYNPILGEVFFCHWDLPESEDPASSESVSDGPLPWCSKNSVSFVAEQVSHHPPISAFYAECFSKKIQFNAHIWTKSKFLGMSIGVHNIGQGCVSCLEYDEHYILTFPNGYGRSILTVPWVELGGECNISCSKSGYSANIVFHTKPFYGGKKHRITAEIFAPNDKKSFCSIEGEWNGVMYAKWATGENALFIDTKKTGIVKKKVRKLEDQLEYESRSLWKDVTTNLKLRDIDAATEAKHSLEEKQRAEARERKEQDMQWETRLFHEDGECWVYDKPLLKRIASQRH from the exons atGGTAGAGTCCATCAAACACTGTATCGTACTTCTACAGATTGCCAAG GATCAAAGTAACGAACAGCAACACGCAAACGGACTGATA AGCACCATAAACCCAGTGGATGGGGTATTCCAGCCTGCCCCTCTCAACACATCTGTAGTTAGTGCCATGCCAACACAGACCACTCTACCCACAG ATGGAGCTCAGGTGTGTAAAACCGAACAGAGGCCTTCTTCATTACCCGTGGGCCCCGTTGTCACGGTGATGGGCAGCCTTCAGACCCCCACTCCCAACAGCACAG GGAGTGGTCCTTCAGCTCCCAGCAGCAGCGTGACTTCGCCCAGTCACATGACCGTACCACCCCACACTGTCCCTGACTTCTCCTATTCCAGCAGTGAAGATGAGTTCTACGACGCTGATGAGTTTTATCAGAGCAGCACCTCACCAAAACACTGCATAGA TCCGAAGAGATCCGCTGCTGTGAACAGTGACGATAGCACAGCCCTAAAACGGCCAGACACCAACGAATCAATCAACTCCTCCATGTCGAATGGCACCACTGATGCag ATCAGTTTGACAGTCACGATGAGAAAGATGATGATGGCGAGGGTGAATCTGTGGAAGAACACAAAAGTGTCATCATGCATCTGCTGTCTCAAGTGCGCCTGGGCATGGATCTCACCAAG gttGTCTTGCCGACATTTATCTTAGAGCGGAGGTCGTTGTTGGAAATGTATGCAGATTTCTTTGCACACCCGGATTTGTTCGTAAG TATTGCGGAGCAGCAGGATCCAAGGGACCGCATGGTGCAGGTGGTAAAGTGGTACCTCTCAGCCTTTCACGCTGGCCGGAAAGGATCTGTGGCCAAGAAGCCCTACAACCCCATTCTGGGTGAGGTGTTCTTCTGTCACTGGGACCTGCCTGAATCTGAGGATCCTGCTTCTTCT GAGTCTGTATCAGATGGGCCATTGCCGTGGTGTAGCAAAAACAGTGTGTCATTTGTGGCAGAGCAGGTTTCTCACCACCCTCCTA TATCTGCGTTTTACGCTGAGTGTTTCAGCAAAAAAATCCAGTTCAACGCCCACATCTGGACCAAATCGAAGTTCCTTGGAATGTCTATTGGTGTCCATAATATTGGTCAAG GTTGTGTGTCTTGTCTTGAATATGATGAGCACTATATTCTTACATTTCCTAATGGCTATGGGAG GTCAATCCTCACGGTTCCATGGGTTGAGCTGGGTGGAGAGTGCAATATTTCCTGTTCCAAATCTGGCTACAGTGCCAATATAGTTTTCCACACCAAACCGTTCTATGGAGGAAAGAAGCACCGGATAACTGCTGAGATATT TGCTCCCAATGATAAGAAGTCATTTTGCTCCATAGAGGGAGAGTGGAATGGTGTGATGTATGCGAAATGGGCTACGGGG GAAAATGCACTATTTATTGATACAAAGAAAACCGGCATTGTTAAGAAGAAGGTGCGGAAATTGGAGGACCAGTTGGAGTATGAATCCAGAAG TTTGTGGAAGGACGTGACTACGAACCTGAAACTGAGGGACATTGATGCTGCGACGGAAGCCAAACACAGTCTGGAGGAGAAACAGAGGGCGGAGGCCAGAGAAAGGAAGGAGCAGGACATGCAATGGGAGACGAGA CTGTTTCATGAGGATGGTGAATGCTGGGTCTACGACAAGCCTCTCCTGAAGCGAATAGCATCGCAACGACACTGA
- the LOC113069842 gene encoding torsin-1A-like isoform X2, which yields MFPSASMFSILILLSFLAVSADADFFQFDSISNVSTYYFNYIYCNIWEGDCQPHQDDANQQVPTGDIWPGFPQYYTGMLTAWYCSLGQCCDSGDCRITNNITGLERDLQMKLHGQHLAQSVVLKAIQGFIKNPESNKPLTLSFHGWSGTGKNFVARIVADNLYRDGIKSECVRLFIAPFHFAHERLVDVYKGQLREAIRDMVLRCPQTLFIFDEAEKLHPGLIDAIKPYMDHYDNVDGVSYRRAIFLFLSNIGGGAINEVALDFWHSGQNREDIGMEDLEHLLRAEAMEAEGGFAQSELMSGHLIDFFVPFLPLEYRHVKLCARDAYAARGLQPEEGTLDEVAKAMLYVPKEEKLFSAQGCKSIPQRINFFLP from the exons ATGTTTCCGTCGGCATCGATGTTTTCAATTCTAATCTTGCTCTCGTTCCTGGCTGTTTCGGCTGATGCGGATTTCTTTCAGTTCGACAGCATTTCAAATGTTTCTACCTATTATTTCAATTACATCTATTGCAATATTTGGGAAGGAGACTGTCAGCCACACCAGGATGATGCTAACCAACAAG TGCCTACTGGGGACATTTGGCCAGGGTTTCCCCAGTATTACACTGGCATGCTGACTGCTTGGTACTGCAGCCTGGGTCAGTGCTGTGATTCAGGAGACTGTAGGATTACAAATAATATCACAG GATTGGAAAGAGATCTACAGATGAAGCTCCATGGGCAGCACCTGGCCCAGTCTGTGGTTCTGAAAGCCATTCAAGGTTTCATCAAAAACCCTGAGTCCAACAAACCACTGACTCTGTCTTTTCATGGCTGGTCTGGAACAGGCAAGAACTTTGTGGCCCGGATAGTAGCGGACAACCTCTACAGGGATGGTATAAAGAGTGAATGTGTGCGTTTGTTCATTGCCCCTTTCCACTTCGCTCACGAAAGATTGGTGGATGTGTACAAG GGCCAGCTAAGAGAAGCCATTCGAGACATGGTTCTGAGATGCCCACAGACTCTCTTTATCTTTGATGAGGCAGAAAAGCTTCATCCCGGACTCATCGACGCCATAAAGCCCTATATGGACCACTATgataatgtggatggggtcagcTATAGGAGAGCCATATTTCTGTTCTTAAG CAATATCGGTGGGGGTGCCATCAATGAGGTGGCACTGGATTTCTGGCACTCGGGACAGAACAGGGAAGATATCGGCATGGAAGACTTAGAACATCTTCTGCGTGCTGAAGCCATGGAGGCAGAAG GAGGTTTCGCTCAGAGTGAGCTCATGTCAGGCCATCTGATTGACTTCTTTGTGCCATTCTTGCCGCTGGAGTACCGGCATGTGAAACTGTGTGCACGTGATGCATACGCAGCTCGTGGCCTTCAGCCGGAGGAGGGGACACTGGATGAGGTGGCTAAAGCCATGCTGTACGTTCCTAAAGAGGAGAAACTCTTCTCTGCACAGGGCTGCAAATCCATTCCTCAAAGGATCAATTTCTTCCTACCATAA